A segment of the Cohnella algarum genome:
TACGAGCGGTTGATCTACGACGCCGCCCGCGGCGATTCCACGTATTTCACCCGTTGGGACGAGCTGGCCGCCGCTTGGCAATTGGTCGATCCGATCGCCGCCGCCTGGCGCCAGGCGCCGGAACGCGTGGCGACGTATCCCGCCGGCACGTGGGGACCCGTGCAGGCCGACGAACTGCTGAGCCGGGACGGCTTCTTCTGGTGGCCGGTCAACGGACAGGACGAAGACAATGTCATCTGGGTCACGAACACAAAGTAAAACCGAGCACGAAGAAAGCATCCTCCCTGGCCGAACGCGGCCTTGGGCGGATGCTTTTTTTTGACCGCGCGTCGATCGCCGAAGTGCCAGGTCCGTTTCGATTTTTTACGAAAACCGCAATTTAAGTTGATTTTCGCCGAATATACGGCCTTTATGATGAAGGGGCAATGAAGCTTGAAGAACATTTTGACAAAAATGAAAGAAATCCTTCAATCGGGAGCAGTGATGAACAGCCCTATGATTCGGTACTTGTGGTTCGATCTCGGCTATACCCTGGTCAAAACCAACCGCGAAGACATCTATCGGAAAACGCTGGAGACGCTCGGAATCGTCAAAACCCGGGATGAAATCACGATCGCCTATCATTTGGCGGACAAGCTGTTCATGCGGGAATACCGGGGGGTGCTCGGTAAGGACAGCCGTCACTTTCTGCCCTGGTATATCGGCGTCTTGAACTACTATTTGGGGCTCTCGCTTCCCATCGAGGAAGTGATCTCTTTGCAGCAAAAGGCGGCGAAGGAAGAAGGAATGCGGTGGACGGCGTTCGATTTCAGCAAGCCGACCTTGCGCTCGTTGAAGGAAGCGGGCTACCGGCTGGGCCTCATCTCCAACTGGGACGGGACCGCTCGCGAAGTGCTGAAGGCGAACCGGCTTGACGAAGAGTTCGACTTCGCGATTATTTCCTCGGAAATCGGCATCGAAAAACCGGATCCGGCCATCTTCGAAATCGCCCTGTCCGAAAGCGGCGCGACCGCGGAGCAGTCGCTGTATGTCGGCGACAATTACTACGATGACGTCGTCGGTTCGCGTCAAGCCGGCATGGACTGCCTGCTGATCAATCCGTACGGAACGAGAGGCATCGAGGAGTTGAATTACGATCGGGTCATCTCCAGCATTCGGGAGGTCGCCGCCTATTTGGGTCAACTGCAGGGAGTTGGCAGCCCGTCGTTAAGCGAGGGAGAACGACATGTCGACCATATTGGAACGAATTCAGGAAACGTTTGACGTTTTAAGCCCGGGGCAGAAACGGGCGGCGCATTACATTCAGAGACATATCCAGGACGCGGCGCTGCAATCGGCCCAAAAAATCGCGGAGAAATCGGGCGTCAGCGAGGCGACGGTTCATCGGTTGGCCCAGGCGCTTTCGTATTCCGGGTTTTCCGACATGCATCAGGAATTGCAGCAATTCGTGATCAAGGATCAGCGGGCCGTCTACAATTTCATGCAATCGACAACCCGTCAGGAGGAGTCCTGGCTGGAGAAGCATTTTGCCCAGGAAATGCAGAATATTCGGGAAACGATGCAGCAAACCGATAAAGCCCGGATTCATCAGGCCGCAAGGCTGCTGCTGGATGCCGACCGCATCTGGATCGCCGGGTGGAGGCTGGGCTTGTCGGTCACGGCGTTTTTTCAATTCGTTTTGAAATATATGCTGGGCAATTGCGAGTTGATTCCGCAAGGAGGTGTTGCCGAGTACGCAACGTACATTCGTTCCGGCGATGTCGTTTTTGTCAGCGGTTTTCCCCGCTATTGCTCCAAAACCTTGAAAGTGTCCAAGCTGGCCAAGGAACAGGAGGCACGGGTGATCGCGCTGACCGACTCCAGCTTGTCGCCCTTTGCGAAGCTGGCCGATCTGACGCTGCTGGCGGAATGCAAATCCACCGGGTTTCTGGATTCATACACCGCGCCGCTGTCGGTCGTGGGCGCCATCATTAACGAGATTTCGTATTTGGAGAAAGATAGGGTGAAACGCCATTTGGAGAAAATGGAGCTGATGTTCAAGGAATTTCAGGACAGCTTCGAATGGATGAATAAAACAAAGTGACCATCGCGGGAAGGAAGCGGGCATGGAATTAACGGTAATCGGCTGCTGGGGAGCGTACCCGGCCCCAAACGAAGCGACTTCGGGTTATTTGATCAAGCGCGGGGAACTGTCGATTCTGCTCGATTGCGGCAGCGGCGTCTTGTCCAGGCTGCAAAACGAGGTGCCGTTGGAACAGTTGGACGCGGTCTTTATCACGCATACGCATGCGGATCATATCGCGGACGCGTTGACGCTGGAATTCGCCGCTCTGGTTCTGATGCAAACCGGAAAACGTTCGAAGCCGCTGGACGTTTACGTTTACGGAGAAGATCCGGACAAGCTCGGGTTTCAATTTCCCGAATGCGTCAGAGTGCATCCGATCGATCTTCGGCAGAAGGTGCAAATCGGCGAACTGACGATGGAATTTTCCGAGAACGTGCACGAAGTTCCTTGCTGCGCGGTCAAAGTGACCGCCGCTGACGGCAAATCGCTCGTGTACTCCAGCGACACGGGATATTGCGACAGCATCGTCGAGTTCTCCCGCCAGGCGGACGTGCTGGTGCTGGAGAGCAGCTTCTACGATTGGCAGAAGGGCGCGATGCGGGGGCATCTGACGGCGGGGGAGGCGGGCGAGATCGCGGCTTTGGCCAAGCCCGGCCAGCTGGTGCTGACGCATTTTCCCCATTACGGCGATCTTCGCCAACTGGAGGCGGAAGCCTCCTCACGGTTCGACGGACAGACAAGGCTGGCTTTTGGCGGAATGAAGCTGAACATCTAAGGAATTCAACGGACTATTCCGAAAGGGGCATGATTGAAAATGACTTGGAAGATGAACATGAGGAGAGGTTTGTTCGCTTTGACCTTGTCGACGGTGATCGTTTCGGGATGCGGCACGAATACTCCGTCCGCTAGTCCCGTTTCCGGCTCGTCGGAGACGCCGCAATCCCAGGCATCGGCGGACGGCGGCACGAACAGCCCGTCTTCCGGAGGAACCGTCCGGGTGGCGATGGCGACGGAACCGGACAATCTGGATCCTTACTTGTCGGCAGCGACGGATACCGGCTCGATGATGGACAACGTGTTCGACGGCTTGTTCGAAGCGGGCGAAAACAGCGAGCTCGTTCCGGCCATCGCGGAGTCGTATCAAGTGTCGGAGGACGGGTTGACGTACACGTTTGCCTTGAGGCAAGGCGTGACGTTCCATGACGGGTCCGCGCTCACCTCGGAGGACGTGTATTATTCGTACGCCAAGCTGGCGGGCCTGAACGGCCAGGAGCCGCTGTCCTCCAAGTTCTCCGGCATCGGAAGCATCGAAACGCCCGACGACTATACGGTGACCGTCAAGCTGAAAGAGCGGGATGCCGCCTTCCTCGCCGCCAACATCATCGCCATCGTGCCGAAAGATTACGAGAAGCAAAGCGAGCATCCGGTCGGCGCCGGCCCCTTCAAGTTTGTCGAATACACCCCGGGACAGCAGCTGGCGCTCGAAAAGAACGAGCAATTTTACGACCCGGAACGCGCGCCGAAGCTGGATCGGGTCGAATTCAAAATCATGCCCGACGTCAACTCTTCGATTCTCGCCCTGCAGTCCGGCGACATCGACATGGTTCCGGGCGTCAGCGCTCAAGGCGCGCTTCAGCTCGGGGAAAGCTTTACCCTCGTCTCCGGCCCGCAGAACATGGTTCAACTGATGGCGCTGAACAATTCCGTGAAGCCGCTGGATGACGCGAAGGTTCGCCAGGCGATCAACTACGCGATCGACAAGGACGTCATCATCGAGACGGTGGCCGAGGGGAACGGAACGAAGCTGGGCTCGAACATGAGTCCCGCGATGAAGATGTACTATCAGGAAGGGCTGGAGGACAGGTATTCGTTTAACGCCGAGCAAGCCAAGCAGCTGCTGCGGGAAGCGGGATACGAGAACGGGTTCGATCTGACGATCACGGTTCCGTCGAACTATCAATTCCATGTCGATACGGCCCAGGTGATCGCGGAACAGCTGAAACAGGTCGGCATTCGGGCCGAAATCAAGCAAATCGAATGGAGCAGCTGGCTGGAGGACGTCTACAACAACGCGAAATACGAGGCCACGATCGTCGGATTGACGGGCAAGCTGGATCCGCACGAAGTGCTGGGCCGATACGAGACGACCTATCCGAAAAATTTCTTCAAGTTCAGCAACGACGAATTCGACCGTTTGGTCAACGAAGGCCGCACGGAGCTGGACGAAACCAAGCGCGCCGCGCTGTACAAGGAAGCGCAAACCGTTCTGACCGAACAGGCGGCCGCTGTCTTTATTATGGATCCGAGCCGCACGGTGGCGATGAAATCGAACCTGCACGGATTTAAAACGTACCCGGTCCAGAAGTACGACTTCGCCGAAATGTACTATGCCGAATAAGCAGGGGAAGCGGCCTTGAGATTTTATATTCGCAAGTCGTTTACGCTGGCGGCTACGGTATTGCTCGTCTCGGTCATCACGTTTCTGGTGTTTCAGGTGCTGCCGGGAGATCCCGCCCAGATCGTTCTGGGCGTGGACGCCGATCCGTACCAGCTGGCCGCTCTCCGGCAGGACATGGGGCTTGATCGTCCTGTCGGGGAGCGTTATTGGACGTGGATGGCCAATGCCGTTTCCGGCGATCTCGGCGATTCGCTGCGCTACCAGCGGCCGGTGTCGGAAATTTTGGCGGAGCGCTTGCCGGTCACGATTTCGCTGGCGCTCTTCTCCCTGGGGTTGACCTTGGCGATCGGTCTGCCCCTCGGCATTTATGTCGCCCGAAAAGACGGCAAATTATCCTCGGTGCTGATCTCGGCTTTTACCCAGCTCGGCGTATCCGTTCCGTCTTTCTGGCTCGCTTTTCTCCTGATTCTGCTTTTCTCCGTAACGTTCAGGCTGTTTCCGACCTATGGCTACGTTCCCTGGAGCCAGGATCCGGCGGGCACGATCCGTTCGCTGTTTTTGCCGTCCCTTGCGCTCGCGATTCCCTCCATCGCCGTCGTCGTCCGCTATTTGCGAAATACGCTGCTCGACCAGGCGACGATGGATTACGTGCGGACCGCCAGGAGCAAAGGGCTGCGAGAGAGCGCGATCATGTACCGGCACCTGCTGCGCAACGCCCTCATTCCGGTCGTCACCATCGTCGGCCTGCTGATCGCCGAAACGCTCGGAGGCAGCATCGTCGTAGAGAACGTGTTCGCGCTTCCGGGACTTGGCAACCTGCTGATTACGTCGATCGGAACGCGGGATTTGCCTTTGGTCCAATCGCTGGTTCTGTATATCGCCGTTCTGGTGGTCGGCATCAATTTCGCGGTCGATATTCTGTATAAAGTCATCGATCCCCGCATTCGATTGAAAAGGTGAGAGACGATGAATCTGAAACTGTGGTTGAAAAGCAAACCGTTGGTCATCGGCGGATTTCTCGTCGTTTCGCTGCTGCTCTTCGCGCTGGTCGGCTTGTTCTACACCCCTTACGAGCCGAATGAAATGAATACCGCAATGCGTCTGGCGCCTCCCCAGCCGGCCCATCTATGGGGAACGGACAATTTCGGCCGCGATATTTTCAGCCGGATCATGGAAGGAGCGCGGACGGCCTTTCTGATCGGCTTCAGCTCCGTCTCCATCGGCCTGGTCTTCGGTTTGCTGATCGGCGCCGCCGCCGGCTATTTGGGCGGCTGGGTCGATGAGGTCATCATGCGGATCGTCGACGCGATGCTCGCTTTTCCCGGCATTTTGCTGGCGATCATGTTCGTGTCCGTGTTCGGGCCGGGGCTTAACATCACGATCGCGGCGCTCGGCATGATGAGCATTCCCTCCTTTACGCGGATTGCCCGAAGCGGATTCATCCAGGTCAAGGAGTTCGATTTCGTCAAGGCTTCCGTCGCGAAAGGTGCGGGGCCGTGGCGGATCATCTTTCTGCATATTCTCCCCAACATGGCTTCCCCCCTCATCGTGGCGGCCACGCTGGGGTTCTCCGGCGCGGTATTGGCCGAAGCGGGGCTCAGCTATCTCGGCATCGGCGTGCAGCCTCCGGATCCGAGCTGGGGCCGCATGCTGAGCGAAGCCCAACCGTACCTGGCGAACGCGCCATGGTATGTTTTGATCACCGGCGGGGTCATCACGGCGATGGTGCTCGGGTTTAATCTGCTTGGCGACGGCATCCGGGATTTGTACGACAAGAAGAAGTAGGAGGTGCGCGCATGGCGCCGGCATTGTTGGAGCTGCAGAACTACCAGGTTGCTTTTTCCGCCGGACAGGAAAGCTACCCGGCGCTGCGGGAGATTTCGTTTGCCGTTCGGGATCGGGAAGCGCTCGGGATTGTCGGGGAATCCGGCTGCGGGAAAAGCTTGACCGCCTTGTCCGTCATGGGGTTATTGCCCAAGGGGGCGGCCGTGTCCGGCGGGGAGGCCCGGCTAAACGGCAAAAGCCTGAACGGCTTGACGCCGGAAGACTGGCGTTCCGTCCGCGGAAAGCAAGTCGCGATGATTTTTCAGGATCCGATGACGGCCCTGAATCCGCTTATTCCGGTCGGCCGGCAAATTGCCGAGGCGGCGTCGACCCATCTGCCCGTTTCGAAACGGGAAGCCAAAAATCTCGCCCTGGACATGATGAGGAAGGTCGGGCTGTCCCGAACGGAGCATTTGTACCGCGAATACCCGCACCAATTGTCGGGAGGGATGAGGCAGCGGATCATGATCGCGATGGCGATGATCTGCAAGCCGCAGCTTCTGATCGCCGACGAGCCGACGACTGCGCTGGACGTGACCATTCAGGCGCAAATTCTCGATTTGCTGCGGGAGATGAAAGAGAACGCGGGTGCGGCGATGATGTTCATCTCGCACGATCTGGGCGTCATTCGCGAAATCTGCGACCGGGTCATCGTCATGTATGCCGGCTATATCGTCGAGGAGGCCCCGTGAAGGAGCTGCTGGATCGTCCGCTGCATCCGTATACGATCGGCCTGCTGAAGTCCATTCCCGATATCGGCCAAAGAGGCGCGCCGTTGTACACCATACCCGGAAGGGTTCCTTCGCTGGCCGAGCGGAAAGGCGGCTGCCCGTTCGCCGGACGCTGCGCCCATGCGGAGCCGGAATGCGCGACCCGCTTGCCGGCGCTGGAGCGGAGGGCGGCCCACCATCGGGTGCGAT
Coding sequences within it:
- a CDS encoding HAD family hydrolase, with translation MNSPMIRYLWFDLGYTLVKTNREDIYRKTLETLGIVKTRDEITIAYHLADKLFMREYRGVLGKDSRHFLPWYIGVLNYYLGLSLPIEEVISLQQKAAKEEGMRWTAFDFSKPTLRSLKEAGYRLGLISNWDGTAREVLKANRLDEEFDFAIISSEIGIEKPDPAIFEIALSESGATAEQSLYVGDNYYDDVVGSRQAGMDCLLINPYGTRGIEELNYDRVISSIREVAAYLGQLQGVGSPSLSEGERHVDHIGTNSGNV
- a CDS encoding MurR/RpiR family transcriptional regulator; translated protein: MSTILERIQETFDVLSPGQKRAAHYIQRHIQDAALQSAQKIAEKSGVSEATVHRLAQALSYSGFSDMHQELQQFVIKDQRAVYNFMQSTTRQEESWLEKHFAQEMQNIRETMQQTDKARIHQAARLLLDADRIWIAGWRLGLSVTAFFQFVLKYMLGNCELIPQGGVAEYATYIRSGDVVFVSGFPRYCSKTLKVSKLAKEQEARVIALTDSSLSPFAKLADLTLLAECKSTGFLDSYTAPLSVVGAIINEISYLEKDRVKRHLEKMELMFKEFQDSFEWMNKTK
- a CDS encoding MBL fold metallo-hydrolase, translated to MELTVIGCWGAYPAPNEATSGYLIKRGELSILLDCGSGVLSRLQNEVPLEQLDAVFITHTHADHIADALTLEFAALVLMQTGKRSKPLDVYVYGEDPDKLGFQFPECVRVHPIDLRQKVQIGELTMEFSENVHEVPCCAVKVTAADGKSLVYSSDTGYCDSIVEFSRQADVLVLESSFYDWQKGAMRGHLTAGEAGEIAALAKPGQLVLTHFPHYGDLRQLEAEASSRFDGQTRLAFGGMKLNI
- a CDS encoding ABC transporter substrate-binding protein, with product MRRGLFALTLSTVIVSGCGTNTPSASPVSGSSETPQSQASADGGTNSPSSGGTVRVAMATEPDNLDPYLSAATDTGSMMDNVFDGLFEAGENSELVPAIAESYQVSEDGLTYTFALRQGVTFHDGSALTSEDVYYSYAKLAGLNGQEPLSSKFSGIGSIETPDDYTVTVKLKERDAAFLAANIIAIVPKDYEKQSEHPVGAGPFKFVEYTPGQQLALEKNEQFYDPERAPKLDRVEFKIMPDVNSSILALQSGDIDMVPGVSAQGALQLGESFTLVSGPQNMVQLMALNNSVKPLDDAKVRQAINYAIDKDVIIETVAEGNGTKLGSNMSPAMKMYYQEGLEDRYSFNAEQAKQLLREAGYENGFDLTITVPSNYQFHVDTAQVIAEQLKQVGIRAEIKQIEWSSWLEDVYNNAKYEATIVGLTGKLDPHEVLGRYETTYPKNFFKFSNDEFDRLVNEGRTELDETKRAALYKEAQTVLTEQAAAVFIMDPSRTVAMKSNLHGFKTYPVQKYDFAEMYYAE
- a CDS encoding ABC transporter permease, coding for MRFYIRKSFTLAATVLLVSVITFLVFQVLPGDPAQIVLGVDADPYQLAALRQDMGLDRPVGERYWTWMANAVSGDLGDSLRYQRPVSEILAERLPVTISLALFSLGLTLAIGLPLGIYVARKDGKLSSVLISAFTQLGVSVPSFWLAFLLILLFSVTFRLFPTYGYVPWSQDPAGTIRSLFLPSLALAIPSIAVVVRYLRNTLLDQATMDYVRTARSKGLRESAIMYRHLLRNALIPVVTIVGLLIAETLGGSIVVENVFALPGLGNLLITSIGTRDLPLVQSLVLYIAVLVVGINFAVDILYKVIDPRIRLKR
- a CDS encoding ABC transporter permease codes for the protein MNLKLWLKSKPLVIGGFLVVSLLLFALVGLFYTPYEPNEMNTAMRLAPPQPAHLWGTDNFGRDIFSRIMEGARTAFLIGFSSVSIGLVFGLLIGAAAGYLGGWVDEVIMRIVDAMLAFPGILLAIMFVSVFGPGLNITIAALGMMSIPSFTRIARSGFIQVKEFDFVKASVAKGAGPWRIIFLHILPNMASPLIVAATLGFSGAVLAEAGLSYLGIGVQPPDPSWGRMLSEAQPYLANAPWYVLITGGVITAMVLGFNLLGDGIRDLYDKKK
- a CDS encoding ABC transporter ATP-binding protein; the encoded protein is MAPALLELQNYQVAFSAGQESYPALREISFAVRDREALGIVGESGCGKSLTALSVMGLLPKGAAVSGGEARLNGKSLNGLTPEDWRSVRGKQVAMIFQDPMTALNPLIPVGRQIAEAASTHLPVSKREAKNLALDMMRKVGLSRTEHLYREYPHQLSGGMRQRIMIAMAMICKPQLLIADEPTTALDVTIQAQILDLLREMKENAGAAMMFISHDLGVIREICDRVIVMYAGYIVEEAP
- a CDS encoding oligopeptide/dipeptide ABC transporter ATP-binding protein yields the protein MKELLDRPLHPYTIGLLKSIPDIGQRGAPLYTIPGRVPSLAERKGGCPFAGRCAHAEPECATRLPALERRAAHHRVRCHLYADKEASR